Below is a window of Pelobates fuscus isolate aPelFus1 chromosome 13, aPelFus1.pri, whole genome shotgun sequence DNA.
tctTCCCAATTAGTGTATCTTTTTCTCATTGCCccactttatgtatttacataggCTGAAATGAAACACATGTGCAtctagttcagcctttctcatatctgtttttgatattattattattattatattattatttatatagcgccagcaaattctgtagtgctgtacaatgggtggactaacagacacgtaattgtaaccagacaagtggacacacaggaacagaggggttgagggccctgctcaatgagagtggggtatactgacacaaaaggtataagtaggggtaatgaaataggttgctagaaaagtattaggttatttttgacagttgcaggagaggagtcatgggtggGGATGGAGAATTAATGAAAACCTGCTAatagtttaaattatatgctttcctgaagaagtgtgctttcaaagattttttgaaggagcggAGACTGAGTGaatgtctaacggagaagggaagggagttccactgaaaaggtgcagcccttgagaagtcttggaggcaagcatcagatttggaagtacggacagaagatagacgtaggtctttggcagagcgcaggggcctcaacggggcatacttgtgtattagggaggataggtacgttggagcagcattatgtagcgatttgtaagcaagcaccagaatcttaaattgagccctatatctaactggaagccaatgtagggactgacagaggggggaggcgtgggaagtgcgggcagacaggaaaatgaacCTCACCGCCAAATTCATCATAGATTGCagaggtgcaatctgggaacatgtaagaccactttgcagtagtcaaggcgagaaagaacaacggtatggcccagcaccttagctgcatctggtgttaaaaaggggcggatgcgagctatgtttttgagatggaagcggcaggatttggcaattgactggacatgaggggtgaaggagaggtcggagtcaaagagaacacctaggcagcgagcctgcgagggagacgtgatggtggcgccgttgacttagagggagacagacacggaagtagcaacacttgagggaggaaagaccagaagttctattttggacaggttgagtttaaccccttgaggacacaagacatgtgtgacatgtcatgattccattttattccagaagtttggtccttaaagggacactccaggcacccagaccacttctgctcattggagtggtctgggtgccaactcccactacccttaaccctgcaagtgtaattattgcagtttttcataaactgcaataattacattgcagggttaactccacctcttgtggctgtctattagacagccactagaggtcacttcctagtttctagcacaggtttcctgtgctagagcgtggctggacgtcctcacgctgtgtgaggacctccagcgtcgcttaaaaccccataggaaagcattgaaattatttttcaatgctttcctatggggagacgtaatgcgcatgcgcggcatttccgcgcatgcgcattaggtctcctcggccggtgagcgagattagtctcgcccaccggccgacgtaatcactaggaggagcgtcgcggaggcggagacagcggcgagggacatcgccgctgtcccaggtaagtgactgaaggggttttcaccccttcagtaaccggggattggggggtgggagggagagggaccctccagtgccagaaaaacggatcgtttttctggcactggagtttccctttaaggggttaaggaagtgagcagccatccagttgaaaatcgcaaagaggcagtcagagacacgagtcaagatggacggagagagattaggagaggacaggtagatttgtgtgacatctgcatataaatggtaatggaagccaaaggagctgatgagtttaccaaaggtGGTTTACCAAAGGTGATGGGGTATAGGAACACAAAgtacacaaaccaatcagaacaaacatacactCTGGGACACGCCCaggtacagcacacaatccctcccctctgcttgggagataattgagtatagtcctgtaagtaactcaattatctccaagcagaaaaaactaattttcacaaagttcagaaagtaccccaaaacataacatacccgCATAGCCCTCATCTGGGTGAACATAATCCAAAATCACCcaaatcagagcaggggttcaaaagtttcatggaagtctctttttgaccggccgcaagcatggtttcatgcccaaaacagttccagataaTCAGTttggtctagtttggtagtttgcaaatgaacaaactaccgaactgagtcaatagtcttaccctggagcttgttcccttcatccagacgaattatctcaccgaacagtgcccttctaagctgaatagaaacaaacgcaggcaatgatggaagtccagcagtgttcgggagtttctgtatccgatttcagttccatgagattcatgcccaaacaccgctgcctgcgttcatgctaacaagatggccgccacctcgtggttgttcataggaattgcggccacccagacgagcaattagaacactgcggtgagaaacgttacAAGTTGTTAATAGTTGTTAACAAGCTCCAtggtggtctctgttcgtgcgcttgttcggtaaacaaaccatatagtCACAATTGCACAAACAGAGCCTGTTTGGAGTATATTAGCCAGTTCTATTGCAGGACCATAGTCactgggtaggaggctggcaaacaggcccctgcaaaaactcgtggcaaactcacagaaaaaggacagtttgtcacatgcagtatctcatagaccgagattatggagaatgagaagaagctgttgatgatcaacagtgtcaaaggcagcagaaagatcaaggagtatAGAGTTATGGCCgcaagatttagcagcgattaaatcgttggatactttggtcacagctgtttcaacagagtgacaagcggaatccagactgaagcgggtcaagcagagatttggattcgaggaagtctgtcaatctcgcatacacattTTGTGGGTTTTCTCCACTTGTCTATGGCCATCTTCTTCTTGTCTTGACATGTGGAGGCATCCTGAGCAATGGGAGTGAAGACTCTTTCTTCTAACAGGAATGTTCACTTTGAGGATCTCGTGCTGCTGTGTTTATGTTTATAATGTGTCCAGTTTGCCTGACCCTGGAAACAGGCTTGTCACTTTTGAGTTTTAAGTTtcttataaagataaaataaggATTATCACCTGAACAATAAAATGACAGGCAGAACACAATctctataatgacaatatctaaaTGTTCCTTCTGAAAAGTTGATATGAGAATTAGGAGATAAACTGTAAGCCATTTTAGCAACTTGCAAATGAGGTCATGTGAGGGCAGAACAATGTAGTTCAAAACCGCACTCGAAGAGATTATAACAAATATTTGACCAAAAACAATGTAAAATTTCCAATAGCAGTGCAACACGGGAGTTTGACATAGGACTCCAAAAGGAAACAAAGATATACAAAGTTTAAAATAAGTGAGTGATGTTTACTGTACATTTACCAGAGCAGTTAAGAACAAGTCCAGAATGCAGGGAAGAGAGAAACCAGGCCTTACAGATCGCATGGTCCGTTAACCAAAAGCTGAGTCGAGTACCAGGAAATCTGTCCAAGAATAAGCAGAAACACAATAGGGAGATCCAAGAACATAGATTAGAAGAACCCAGGGTATGAGCagttggagtaatcaggtaattTGAGATAAGGTTCACAAGTGTTATACACTTGTAAACAGACTGGGGAAGACTCCATAATTGATCAACAATTTACAATATAATTTAAATAGACAGGTAATAGAAACAAGCTGCGGTAATTAACCCTTTGCTAAAAAAGAGGTTCCTGGCAATAATGGAAGTATGAAAACCACAATAGTTAACCCTTGCTATTCTAACTCTATCCTTATCTATGTAAGGCACACCTTTTAGCAAAATGTGGCAAACCTAGAAGCAGAATCCATAACCACATCTGGTTCTTTCACCTTCTCTAAAGTAGAACCGTCACACATCTTTGCATTTATGACTACCgccacttacatagttacatagctgaaaagagacttgcgtccatcaagtttagccttcctcacattagtttttttgctgttgatccaaatacatacatagtgacactAGTGGAGAAGATGGAAAGGCAGATTTGCTAACCtgaatctctctctctcatgttgtGTACCTTCTTGCTTGCCTGTCCAAACCTAGGGTTTGTGGATGATTCTTGAGAATGTGATAAGTTGCATAGATGATCTTGCACATGTGCATAGGATGCCATAGGCACTTTGCACGAGGAGATGCCTGTCTCCATCACCTGTTGCTCATGGTGTGGTACataagtgtgtatgtttgtctctcaACATGATTTGTGAttacagtttattttttaaaagaagcaaaAACTGAGATGAGCCACAGATTTAATGACTGGGAGAATCTCAAACTCAATGTTCTGAGGATGGGGTCATGGGAGACGTCAATGGCAAGAGCAAGTAAAGTTTTGTTTTGGGCTTGTGTATTAGGTGCATCTACAACTTAAAGCGTTTATATACTATATTTGGTTAAAATGTACCCTCTTCTTATTTTCTAGGCTCTCCATCAGGCCGTGCAACAAAATCTCCTTTTTTTCCACCGTTCATTCCAGATCCCATTATACCTCCTTTCAAACCTTGGCCTCTTCCAAAACCTCGTCCTGATCTTCCTCCTTACAAACCAGAGCCATATAACCCTGACCTTCCTCCAATTTTTGTTCCACCTCCTGAATTTCCTGAGGAACCCTTTCCTGACGAACCCTTCCCTGACAACAGATATAACAATTGGAGATAAAGATTTTTTAACTGGTTTCTACATGATCAAAAATCAGAAGATAAGACAAAGTAAAAAGCAATATTATGAAATAACTATTTGGATTTGAGTTCTTTTTTATAGGCATAATTTTACACATTGTTTCAAAAATAGTCAAGACCGAACTGCTTTTAGGCCTAACAGAATGTTCCCTCCATGGAATCTTAGCATAGtgctgatttcaagagaaatcagaACATTTATAAAGTGTCAAGG
It encodes the following:
- the LOC134582621 gene encoding nematocyst expressed protein 4-like, yielding MMKSQSVSVLFLLSSFLTFISLNLGYVIKPSGECPPYLHNVRCLPNPKDLCNDVDSCGWGKKCCFNGCIYLCMIPVGGSPSGRATKSPFFPPFIPDPIIPPFKPWPLPKPRPDLPPYKPEPYNPDLPPIFVPPPEFPEEPFPDEPFPDNRYNNWR